GGTATCCTCGGGGCTTGTCCCCGTCTGCTCGAATAATTCCCGCGTGAATGAGATCAGGCTGATCCGTCCGTCCGCGTACAGGCGCGCCCGTTGCAGGACAGTGCCGCGCATCTGCAGCTGGTTCAAGGTTCCGGTGGATTGCTTCTGCTCGTGGAAAGGCCCTGGCAAAAGACCCAAACGCAGGATTTCGGCAGCCATTTCGAGCGTTTCGGGGCGGGTGTTGTTGAAACAGAAGTCTCCGGTGTCGGAGATGAGCGCCAGGTAGACATATTCGCCCAGGAGGCCCACCAGCGGAACGCCGAGCTTTCGAGCCAGCATGCCGACCATCTCGCCCACCGATGAGGCGCGCTGTTCGACCCAGTTCACGGTGCCGAACATGGGATTGCCTAGGTGGTGGTCGAAGTTGAACACCTTCTTGGTTTTCAGCCACGGCGCGATGAGGTCTCCGGCACGCTCGGCGCTGCCGCAGTCCAGAACGATGAGGTGGTCCGGCTCTTCTTCGGGCAGCTGGGTCAGAATTTCGCGTTTGGGCGCAAGCCATTCGAACCGGCGCGGGATGCCGGATTCGTTGAACAGACGGACCTTCTTGCCCAGGGTATCGAGCAGCTCCCCCATGGCCAACATGGAGCCCAGGGCGTCGCCGTCCGGGGAAACATGGGCGAGGACCAGGAAGTTGTCCGCGTCCCGGATCTGCTCAGCTATCTGTTTCAGGAGGGGCATCGTACACCATGTCCTCGAGAAAGGTGTCCCACTGGAAGCGCAAGTCCGGGATGCCGCGCAGGTTGAGCTCCTTGCTCAGCCGCGAACGCAGGAAACCCTTGGCGTGGTAGAGCGCCTTGGTGATCTCCGGCTCCGCCGTGCGTCCACGCAGATGGGTATAGAGCACCTCAGCGATGCTGAAATCCCGGTTTAAACGCACTCCCGTGATAGTGACAAGGGCAAGGGTCGGATCCTCGACTTCCTGAATCAGGAGCGAGGCCAGGACCTGCATGATCTGATCGCCCATTTGGATGGCGCGTCTCGAATTACTTCTTTGCATAAAAAATCAGGCTCCAAATACGTCCATGTCGGCATGAACAAGCTCGTCGGCGGTGGAAGCTTCCACCATGGCCAGGACTTTGGACAGACGGCTGTGCACGTGTGCCGTGTCGTTGGAAACCGTAACCACTCCGAGAACCAGGACCTGATGGGAATCCTGGGCTTCGGTTTCGGCCACGGACACATTGAAAGTGTTACGCAGCTTCTGTTTCAAACTGTTGGCGCTTTTTCGCTTTTCCTTCAAGGAAAAAACACCATGCAGCCTGAATTCAAGGCGCAGGGTGCCGATGAT
This DNA window, taken from Desulfomicrobium sp. ZS1, encodes the following:
- a CDS encoding bifunctional oligoribonuclease/PAP phosphatase NrnA: MPLLKQIAEQIRDADNFLVLAHVSPDGDALGSMLAMGELLDTLGKKVRLFNESGIPRRFEWLAPKREILTQLPEEEPDHLIVLDCGSAERAGDLIAPWLKTKKVFNFDHHLGNPMFGTVNWVEQRASSVGEMVGMLARKLGVPLVGLLGEYVYLALISDTGDFCFNNTRPETLEMAAEILRLGLLPGPFHEQKQSTGTLNQLQMRGTVLQRARLYADGRISLISFTRELFEQTGTSPEDTEGLVNTVLYVSGVHVAISLREEEQGIKFSLRSKGSTNVQTVAFRFGGGGHRNAAGGTLLMDMDQAKTTMIQAVTEELANS
- the rbfA gene encoding 30S ribosome-binding factor RbfA produces the protein MQRSNSRRAIQMGDQIMQVLASLLIQEVEDPTLALVTITGVRLNRDFSIAEVLYTHLRGRTAEPEITKALYHAKGFLRSRLSKELNLRGIPDLRFQWDTFLEDMVYDAPPETDS
- a CDS encoding DUF503 domain-containing protein; this encodes MIIGTLRLEFRLHGVFSLKEKRKSANSLKQKLRNTFNVSVAETEAQDSHQVLVLGVVTVSNDTAHVHSRLSKVLAMVEASTADELVHADMDVFGA